The DNA window TCAAATTTAGATATTAAATATTTTTTATCTAATTCTTTATATCTTTTAGATGGCTCTTTTTTATCTAAATTACTGATTCCTTTATATTCAGAAGAATTTATCATTTTTTTATGTCTTTTAAGAATTTCACTAAGGCAAGAATTATATATCATTCTGGCTATGTTTAGTCTCTTTTCTAAAATATGTTCTTGCCATAGTTCAGTTTTTAAAGCTAATGTCAATACATAATTCGCCATAGTTCCTCCTTCTCATCTTTCTTTTTGAGTTTGGATATATCTTTTTATTTGTTCTTCAGTATTTTCTGAAACAGTTGCAACAAAATAACTAGGGTTCCATAAGTGTCCATTCCATAACTTATTTTTTATCTCAGGATGTTTTAAAAAAAGTTTTCTTGCAGAAATTCCTTTAAATATTTTCAAAATATTAGGTATGAAATGTTGAGGACTACACTCAATTAATATATGAATATGGTCTAAATCTGTTTCCATTTCTATTATTTTTATATTATTTTCATTAGAAATTTCAATTAATAATTCTTTTAAAGTTTTTTCAATATC is part of the Fusobacterium periodonticum 1_1_41FAA genome and encodes:
- the tnpA gene encoding IS200/IS605 family transposase; the encoded protein is DIEKTLKELLIEISNENNIKIIEMETDLDHIHILIECSPQHFIPNILKIFKGISARKLFLKHPEIKNKLWNGHLWNPSYFVATVSENTEEQIKRYIQTQKER